A genomic region of Candidatus Marimicrobium litorale contains the following coding sequences:
- a CDS encoding DUF3080 family protein — protein MVLFHDGKRALRLRPLFLFCSACLLLGSCQRSPTETALEIYINRLAIALSTSIERSSLTQAPAPPPDITLTTRPNLAGAVTLDLTSLRHCALKTTLIKRGSSLGKKAKASQRLLLQLEFLHFAPDCIALQRQQGNIATANQLHDKWLYEKSTLPGQIFQATLSGPAFRAFWNTHPRPGEYPAVDVARARAALHRLTDMVVRWLQGDYRHDNLALELALGEIAGARAGHTLQRLAARHDWLHAAESSLHNPVNDRLPCRPPIHTTRTILLADATAYFRQEVLPRSGRTAQQLATLVDAVAVLEALLESAQTPDYQRWRHQRRELLETVDQAAVKHLEILTRARQACT, from the coding sequence ATGGTCCTTTTTCACGATGGCAAGCGCGCACTGCGGCTCCGGCCGCTTTTCCTGTTTTGCAGCGCCTGCCTGTTGCTGGGCAGCTGCCAGCGGAGTCCGACCGAGACAGCGCTCGAGATATACATCAACCGATTGGCGATCGCCCTGTCGACGTCGATAGAGCGCAGCTCACTGACTCAAGCCCCCGCCCCGCCTCCCGACATCACCTTGACAACGCGCCCAAATCTCGCAGGCGCGGTCACTCTCGACCTTACGTCACTGCGCCACTGCGCGCTGAAAACCACCCTCATCAAACGTGGCAGTTCTCTCGGAAAAAAGGCGAAGGCCTCTCAACGCCTTCTGCTGCAACTGGAATTTCTGCACTTCGCGCCGGACTGTATCGCGCTACAGCGGCAGCAGGGCAACATCGCCACAGCAAACCAGCTGCACGACAAGTGGCTTTATGAAAAGAGCACTTTACCCGGACAAATCTTTCAAGCCACTTTATCCGGCCCGGCATTTCGCGCATTCTGGAATACTCACCCGAGACCCGGCGAGTACCCCGCCGTGGACGTGGCTCGCGCCCGGGCTGCCCTCCATCGTCTGACTGACATGGTGGTCCGCTGGCTGCAGGGTGATTACCGTCACGACAATCTTGCTCTGGAACTTGCGCTGGGGGAGATCGCCGGCGCCCGGGCAGGACACACGCTACAGCGGCTTGCTGCGCGCCACGACTGGCTGCACGCAGCGGAATCGTCGCTACACAACCCGGTCAATGACCGTTTGCCGTGTCGGCCGCCGATCCATACCACACGTACGATTCTGCTGGCAGATGCCACTGCCTATTTCAGGCAAGAGGTACTGCCACGCTCGGGCCGCACCGCTCAACAGCTAGCGACTCTCGTCGACGCGGTGGCTGTGCTCGAAGCGCTGCTCGAATCCGCACAAACGCCCGATTACCAGCGCTGGCGGCACCAGCGTCGCGAGCTGCTCGAGACAGTCGATCAGGCAGCGGTAAAGCACCTGGAGATTCTCACACGGGCACGACAGGCCTGCACGTGA
- a CDS encoding SOUL family heme-binding protein: MTFKHFFIVLGLAGFAAMGYAIEEPAYDTTQQIDNVELRDYAASIQARTTMASDDSSSSSFRRLANYIFGGNTQEQSIAMTAPVETHTTADGYMAFTLPSQYAMAQLPSPNDQSVSLHAVPARRLAVIEFGGWATKGRVEEKSRELLAVLEANNIQPVGEPFLNQYNPPWTLPWNRRNEVAVPVGL; the protein is encoded by the coding sequence ATGACCTTCAAGCACTTTTTCATTGTTCTGGGATTAGCCGGCTTTGCGGCTATGGGATACGCCATCGAGGAACCCGCCTACGACACCACGCAGCAAATCGACAACGTCGAACTTAGAGACTATGCCGCCAGCATACAGGCCAGAACGACCATGGCCTCTGACGACTCGTCTTCCAGCAGTTTCCGCCGCCTCGCTAATTATATCTTCGGCGGCAACACGCAAGAACAGTCCATTGCCATGACGGCGCCGGTGGAAACCCACACGACCGCCGACGGCTACATGGCCTTCACTCTGCCTTCACAGTACGCGATGGCTCAGTTGCCCTCCCCGAATGACCAGAGCGTGAGCCTGCACGCGGTGCCCGCGCGACGCCTAGCGGTCATCGAGTTCGGCGGCTGGGCCACCAAAGGGAGGGTGGAAGAAAAATCACGCGAGCTGCTGGCGGTGCTTGAAGCGAACAATATTCAGCCCGTGGGAGAACCCTTCCTCAATCAGTACAACCCGCCCTGGACGCTACCCTGGAACAGACGCAATGAAGTCGCCGTTCCCGTCGGTCTGTGA
- a CDS encoding flavodoxin family protein, with translation MTEQFKSITETQCTNPPARYDDLTVLMLNCTLTRSPKMSHTEGLLHRADEVFKANGVASEILRPVDYEIPAGLEQDYAGEDGYERDDWPNIQAKIDACDILIIGTSVWLGEKSSVCNRVLERMYGYTHSFNDKGQYRDYGKVGATLITGNEDGVKHCAMSILFSLSHIGYTVPPQADAGWMGEAGPGPSYMDPGSGGPQNDFTNRNTTFLVWNCLHLARMLKDAGGIPAHGNQPEKWSAGCKTDFHSPEHKR, from the coding sequence ATGACCGAACAGTTCAAGAGTATCACTGAGACACAGTGCACCAACCCACCGGCGCGTTATGACGATCTAACAGTGCTGATGCTTAACTGCACACTTACACGCTCTCCCAAGATGTCCCACACCGAAGGACTGCTGCATAGGGCCGACGAGGTTTTCAAGGCCAACGGCGTCGCCAGTGAAATATTGAGGCCGGTAGATTACGAGATACCGGCAGGCCTGGAGCAGGACTACGCAGGAGAAGACGGCTACGAACGAGACGACTGGCCGAACATCCAGGCCAAAATTGATGCCTGCGATATCTTGATCATCGGCACGTCCGTATGGCTCGGAGAGAAAAGCTCTGTGTGCAACCGCGTCCTTGAGCGGATGTACGGTTACACCCATTCGTTCAATGATAAAGGTCAGTACAGAGACTACGGCAAAGTAGGCGCAACCCTGATCACGGGCAACGAAGATGGTGTCAAGCATTGTGCGATGAGCATCCTGTTTTCTTTGTCCCACATCGGCTACACCGTGCCGCCGCAGGCGGACGCGGGCTGGATGGGAGAGGCGGGCCCGGGACCTTCCTACATGGATCCCGGCTCAGGCGGGCCGCAGAACGATTTTACAAATCGCAACACGACCTTCCTGGTCTGGAACTGTCTGCATCTTGCGCGAATGTTGAAAGACGCCGGAGGGATTCCCGCGCACGGTAACCAGCCTGAAAAATGGTCAGCGGGCTGCAAAACCGACTTTCATAGCCCGGAGCACAAGCGCTGA